From a region of the Vanrija pseudolonga chromosome 2, complete sequence genome:
- the HNM1_5 gene encoding Choline transport protein yields the protein MANLKPSESGGNGGTEVHDASKHHHYSNHNHHDIRRGSLARRQSSTIAADSADDLLNKMGYESELVRSRSTLHVAFMSFVLASIPYGLATTLYYPLQGGGPVVVIWGWVIVSLIILCVASSLGEITSVYPTAGGVYYQTFMLAPSNYKRVAAYICGWAYVVGNITITLAVQFGTTLFFVACINVFEKEPGVGIWDAQPYQIFLTFLAITFICNAISALGNKYLPYLDAFAVYWTMAGLVAILVTILAIAKNGRRSGAYALGHFEPTSGWPAGWSFCVGLLHAAYATSSTGMIISMCEEVQRPATQVPRAMVLTIVMNTIGGLFFLVPLMFVLPDLAELVALPSGQPTPSIIKSAVGSSGGAFGLLMIIIILGILCGTACTTAASRCTWAFSRDGAIPGSKWWRQVHPKLDVPLNAMMLSMAIQIILGVIYFGSTAAFNAFSGVGVICLTSSYAVPILVSMLEGRQRVKTGQFYLGKLGWFLNIVAVAWSFLALPLFCMPALLPVTPATVNYAPVVFVAFVGISCAWYFFWGRKNYHGPPKDELDETLPANFDTEAPREAPEVTETHEKTTYPTVLERKNS from the exons ATGGCAAACCTCAAGCCCAGCGAGtcgggcggcaacggcggcacAGAGGTGCACGACGCCTCCAAGCACCACCACTACAGCAACCACAATCACCATGACATCCGTCgtggctcgctcgcgcgccgtcagTCGTCGACGATCGCGGCCGACTCTGCCGATGACCTCCTCAACAAGATGGGCTACGAGTCTGAGCTtgtgcgctcgcgctcgaccctCCATGTCGCCTTCATGTCTTTCGTCCTTGCCTCGATCCCCTACGGTCTCGCCACGACCCTCTACTACCCCCTCCAGGGTGGTGGACCCGTTGTTGTCATCTGGGGCTGGGTTATCGTCTCTCTGATCATTCTCTGCGTCGCCTCTTCGCTCGGTGAGATCACCAGCGTCTACCCTACGGCCGGTGGTGTCTACTACCAGACGTTCATGCTCGCCCCTAGCAACTACAAGCGCGTGGCCGCCTACATCTGCGGCTGGGCGTACGTTGTTGGTAACATCACCATCACGCTGGCCGTGCAGTTCGGCACAACCCTCTTCTTCGTGGCGTGCATCAACGTCTTCGAGAAGGAGCCCGGAGTCGGCATCTGGGACGCCCAGCCGTACCAGATCTTCCTCACATTCCTCGCTATCACCTTCATCTGCAACGCCATCTCCGCCCTCGGCAACAAGTACCTGCCCTACCTCGACGCGTTTGCCGTCTACTGGACCATGGCCGGTCTGGTCGCCATCCTGGTCACCATCCTTGCCATCGCCAAGaacggccgccgcagcggtgCCTACGCTCTCGGCCACTTTGAGCCCACCTCCGGATGGCCCGCTGGCTGGTCTTTCTGTGTCGGTCTCCTTCACGCCGCCTACGCCACTTCGTCGACCGGCATGATCATCTCCATGTGCGAGGAGGTCCAGCGCCCTGCCACCCAGGTGCCCCGCGCTATGGTTCTCACCATCGTCATGAACACGATTGGTGGTCTCTTCTTCCTCGTGCCCCTCATGTTCGTCCTCCCcgaccttgccgagctcgtcgcgctccccTCCGGTCAGCCCACGCCCTCGATTATCAAGTCGGCCGTTGGTTCTTCTGGTGGCGCTTTCGGTCTCCTCATgatcatcatcatcctcggcatcctctgTGGTACCGCCTGCACCACCGCCGCATCGCGCTGCACGTGGGCCTTCTCTCGTGACGGTGCCATCCCCGGCTCCAAGTGGTGGCGCCAGGTCCACCCCAAGCTGGATGTGCCCCTCAACGCCATGATGCTCTCGATGGCTATCCAGATCATCCTTGGTGTCATCTACTTTGGCTCGACTGCTGCCTTCAACGCCTTCTCGGGCGTCGGTGTCATCTGCCTCACCTCGTCGTACGCCGTGCCCATCCTTGTCTCGATGTTGGAGGGCCGCCAGCGTGTCAAGACTGGCCAGTTCtacctcggcaagctcggtTGGTTCCTCAACATTGTCGCTGTTG CCTGGTCGTTCCTCGCCCTTCCCCTCTTCTGCATgcccgccctcctccccgtcaCCCCCGCGACGGTCAACTATGCGcccgtcgtcttcgtcgccTTCGTCGGTATCTCGTGCGCGTGGTACTTCTTCTGGGGCCGCAAGAACTACCACGGCCCGCCCAaggacgagcttgacgagaCGCTCCCCGCCAACTTTGACACCGAGGCGCCACGCGAGGCGCCCGAGGTCACCGAGACCCACGAGAAGACGACGTACCCGACTGTGCTGGAGCGCAAGAATAGCTAA
- the AYT1_0 gene encoding Trichothecene 3-O-acetyltransferase: MKRKQNVRTVSNYQSELTEAVHCRTNTTTPVLDVRVHPASKAAPHTGPIPLVCVPAVSMPNAAGLVFYDAEGAAALDDLDALQRSLAAVLSAYPQLAGRLRLTQPGDEGRPYTKRYKRTWMSYGQADDPGMRFTVVDDARSLAEILPSPLEGHSGIYQLEAVYDLSLGPELSKPIDAPGRGDGGDGATAGVKITRFTDGAALCFASSHALFDAGALGTFLHDWTAVHAEIAAGKTPTLPSRPFDTDALDALAAGDLDADAADPALVETEAALDVFRYDSWARDPTGKDNPPAPLDAALVPPAEVDALDAAAGRPRGTPPPWHTASGAKPLTYGLEFSADDVRRIHKTTLAGSDSFVSPQDAFAAHIFRLIARARQHSPETQLDFEVACDDRRRFDPPLPETAPGCFNVCLGFNVRAGDVLAPTGGVVAAQRVRSAIEGVTSERLAAWLHRRAHDLDPTREWIVFPGNTTVCSTNWARSALYDADFGAGRPCYVHNLVHGFGGYLVIARKAVPRGEQGSKWFEPGVFVALWLEEEAMGRLIADPELRG, translated from the exons ATGAAGCGAAAACAGAATGTCAGAACTGTCTCCAACTACCAGTCAGAGCTGACCGAAGCCGTGCACTGCAGG ACCAACACGACAACGCCAGTCCTCGACGTCCGCGTCCACCCCGCCTCCAAGGCGGCCCCACACACCGGGCCGATCCCGCTCGTCTGCGTACCAGCAGTGAGCATGCCCAACGCTGCCGGGCTCGTATTctacgacgccgagggagcTGCGGctctcgacgacctggaTGCCCTgcagcgctcgctcgccgccgtcctgTCGGCATACCCCCAGCTCGCGGGCCGTCTCCGCCTGACCCAGCCGGGGGACGAGGGCCGGCCCTACACCAAGCGGTACAAGCGCACGTGGATGTCGTACGGACAGGCTGACGACCCGGGTATGCGCTTCacggtcgtcgacgatgcgcgCAGCCTCGCCGAGATCCTGCCGTCCCCTCTCGAGGGTCACAGCGGCATCTACCAGCTCGAAGCCGTCTACGACCTCTCCCTCGGCCCCGAGCTGTCCAAGCCGATCGATGCGCCGGGCcgcggggacggcggcgacggcgccacgGCCGGTGTCAAGATCACCCGCTTcaccgacggcgcggcgctgtgctTTGCCTCGTCGCACGCCCTgttcgacgccggcgccctcggcacgTTCCTGCACGACTGGACAGCGGTGCATGCCGAGATCGCGGCGGGCAAGACGCCAACCCTGCCGTCCAGGCCGTTCGACACGGACGCACTCGAtgccctcgcggcgggcgaccttgatgccgacgctgccgacccTGCGCTCGTGGAGACggaggccgcgctcgacgtgtTCCGGTACGACTCGTGGGCGCGCGACCCCACCGGCAAGGACAACCCCCCGGCCCCGCTCGATGCGGCGCTCGTCCCGcctgccgaggtcgacgcgctcgacgccgcggctggcCGGCCGCGCGGCACTCCGCCGCCATGGCATACCGCCTCGGGCGCCAAGCCGCTCACCTACGGCCTCGAGTTTtctgccgacgacgtgcgccgCATCCACAAAACCACGTTGGCTGGCTCGGACAGCTTTGTCTCGCCGCAGGACGCGTTCGCGGCCCACATCTTCCGCCTTATCGCCCGCGCTCGTCAGCACTCGCCCGAGACGCAGCTCGACTTTGAGGTTGCGTGCGACGACCGCCGGCGGTTCGACCCGCCCCTGCCCGAGACCGCGCCGGGGTGCTTCAACGTGTGCCTGGGCTTCAACGTGCGCGCAGGTGACGTGCTCGCGCCcaccggcggcgtggtggccgcTCAGCGCGTGAGGTCTGCCATCGAAGGCGTCACCAGCGAGCGCCTTGCAGCCTggctccaccgccgcgcgcacgacctcgaccctACCCGCGAGTGGATCGTCTTCCCGGGTAACACGACCGTGTGCAGCACCAACTGggcacgctcggcgctcTACGACGCCGACTTTGGCGCTGGCCGCCCGTGCTACGTCCACAACCTCGTGCACGGCTTCGGAGGATACCTCGTCATTGCGCGCAAGgccgtgccgcgcggcgagcagggcagCAAGTGGTTTGAGCCCGGCGTGTTTGTCGCGCTGtggctggaggaggaggcgatGGGTCGGCTCATCGCCGACCCGGAGCTGAGGGGATGA
- the PAP16_1 gene encoding putative inactive purple acid phosphatase 16 yields MLTAALLTLLPLLAAAPTPSADALNPYPDGRRLTFTNGSFKLAHFTDLHYGERGANNGWSAWGDERGRNSTRVMNDCLDDEKPNFIVFGGDQTNGENALKSNATAYLDWAFSPALRTQTPFATTYGNHDHSVYITHSASYDFEKNKAQAKALSWTQRNLDSSVDPEGSFNYYIPVYADAAATVPSLLLWFLDSRSGVFTAATNPEDWVDTKAASWINSTAASMKAAWGKLPKSLVYVHIPPTAALTIQTKDVNPNPSAYPGINGEVVTNQGKRAAAFNVKNPELVFWNAVTATLGGVDGQGLIALTSGHDHYNDWCGRDTGIGPFTFCYGRHTGYGGYSDLPRGARLFQASLDARSEVDSLKSWIWLENHSTQNTNTLVQQGKTTLLNSHDPKPNKL; encoded by the exons ATGCTGACCGCTGCGCTCCTCACCCTGCTCCcgctcctcgctgctgctccgaCCCCATCCGCGGACGCCCTCAACCCGTACCCAGATGGCCGACGCTTAACTTTCACCAACGGCAGCTTCAAGCTGGCGCACTTCACCGACCTGCACTACGGCGAGCGTGGTGCGAACAACGGCTGGTCGGCGTGGGGAGACGAGCGT GGTCGCAACTCCACCCGCGTCATGAATGACTGCCTGGACGATGAGAAGCCCAACTTTATCGTGTTTGGCGGTGACCAGACCAACGGCGAGAATGCACTGAAATCCAACGCGACCGCGTACCTCGACTGGGCGTTCTCCCCCGCCCTCCGTACCCAGACCCCCTTCGCGACGACTTACGGCAACCACGACCACAGCGTGTACATCACCCACAGCGCGAGCTACGACTTTGAGAAGAACAAGGCCCAGGCCAAGGCACTCTCATGGACCCAGCGCAACCTCGACAGCTCAGTAGACCCCGAGGGCTCGTTCAACTACTACATCCCGGTGTatgccgacgcggccgccacTGTCCCCTCTCTCCTACTGTGGTTCCTCGACTCTCGCTCTGGCGTcttcaccgccgccacgaaCCCCGAAGACTGGGTCGACACCAAGGCGGCTAGCTGGATCAACTCGACAGCCGCGAGCATGAAGGCGGCCTGGGGCAAGTTGCCCAAGTCGCTGGTCTACGTTCATATCCCGCCCACAGCGGCCCTCACCATCCAGACCAAGGACGTCAACCCCAACCCCTCGGCGTATCCCGGCATCAACGGTGAGGTAGTCACCAACCAAGGCAAGAGGGC CGCCGCGTTCAATGTCAAGAACCCCGAGCTTGTGTTTTGGAACGCCGTCACGGCCACCCTGGGTGGAGTCGATGGCCAGGGCCTAATCGCGCTCACCAGCGGCCACGACCACTACAATGACTGGTGTGGCCGTGACACGGGCATCGGGCCGTTCACGTTCTGCTATGGGCG TCACACGGGTTACGGTGGATACAGCGACCTTCCCCGCGGTGCTCGTCTCTTCCAGGCCAGTCTTGATGCCCGTAGCGAGGTGGACTCGCTCAAGTCGTGGATCTGGCTGGAGAACCACTCGACGCAGAATACAAACACCCTTGTTCAGCAGGGAAAGACGACGCTCCTCAACTCGCATGATCCCAAGCCAAACAAACTGTAG